The following DNA comes from Anaerostipes rhamnosivorans.
CATGATCCTGTACGGAAACACCAGGGAAAGGTCCCCTGGTACCGCATCTTTTAGCGTAGGGGTGATGTTGTTGCGAAGCAGCCGTTCTTCCGTTGTCCTCCGTCCCCTGACAAAATCTCCGAATCTCTGGACAAGAATTTTTCCGTCACAGAGCATATTGCTCAGCTGTGCAATATGTTTGCCGTACTGTATTGGTTCCTTAAAAGGCTTCGTAAAGTTTTTTGAAACTAAGATCGCGAAATTGGTATTCTTTGTCTTATATTTTTCTGCCTTATATGCATGTCCGTTTACCACTGCCAGACCGTCCTCATAATATTCTGTGGCTACTTCCCCCGACGGGTTCGTACAGAAAACCCGGACCTTATCATCGAAAGTTGGGGTATAGTAAACCAGCTTGGCTTCATACAGGCTCCTGTTTAGTTCTTCCATGATCTCATCCCGCACCTCTACACGGACACCCACATCCACGGTGCCTACCTCTGTCTCAATCTTATGCTCCCTGCACAGATTGCTGAGCCACTCTGATCCCTCTCTTCCCACTGCGGCCACGATCTCTGGGGCATAAAAAGTATCCCCTTTATCCGTCACAACTCCCTTCGCCTGTCCTTCTTCGATCAGAATATTTTCCACCATAGTGTTAAATTCCATCCGGATACCTTCTTTGAGCAGATGTTCTTGGAGTCTTTGGTATATTTTGTACCCTTCTTCCGTTCCCAGATGGCGGATTGGACACTCGATCAGTTTTAAATTGGCCCTGATCGCCTTTTTTCTGATCCTTGCGATCTCCCTTTCTTCGTTCAGGCCGTAGACTTTTGTATCTGCCCCGAACTTCAGATAAATCTGATCCGATTCCTTTAACAACTTTTCTGTCTCATCATAGCCAAGGATCTGTGGAAGATTTCCTCCCACATCCGGCGACAGGGAGAGTTTCCCGTCAGAAAATGCTCCTGCACCTGCAAAGCCCGTGGTGATGGAACAGGGTCTGCATCCCACGCAGACCTTCGTCTTTCTTTTTGGGCATAACCGGTCCTCGATCCTCCGCCCCTTTTCTATCATCAGTATCTTTAATTTCGGTTTCTTCTGTGACAACTCGTAGGCGCAGAAAATCCCAGAAGGTCCTGCCCCGATAATGATGACATCAAACTTGTTATCCACAACACACACGCCCTTTCCAATACTTTTTCCACTGCTTCTAGATTTCAAAACACAGCTTTATTGTAACATAAGATTTTTTATTTGATATATTTTTCTTCATCGGTTTTTATGGTACCATGACTGTCCCTTTTATCATGGCCCTTGGTATCGGTGTCTCTGCCATCCGCAGTGACCAGCACTGCGGGAATGCGTTTATTAGAAGAACTGGAAGATGAATGAACCCCATAAAGAAAAGCTGTGCACCAATTCCGGGCACAGCTTTTCATCACATGTTATTTAATGAATCCTCTGGTTTCCAGAGCCTGATACTCTTCCACTACTTTCTTGAAAATTGGATTCTCAGTCTCAAGGCCAGTGTATTTCTTCACCACCTCTTCAATACCCAGTTCCTTGATATCCTTCTGGAGAACCACAGCGTTCTCATCCTTTGGATCAGAGTAAG
Coding sequences within:
- a CDS encoding NAD(P)/FAD-dependent oxidoreductase: MCVVDNKFDVIIIGAGPSGIFCAYELSQKKPKLKILMIEKGRRIEDRLCPKRKTKVCVGCRPCSITTGFAGAGAFSDGKLSLSPDVGGNLPQILGYDETEKLLKESDQIYLKFGADTKVYGLNEEREIARIRKKAIRANLKLIECPIRHLGTEEGYKIYQRLQEHLLKEGIRMEFNTMVENILIEEGQAKGVVTDKGDTFYAPEIVAAVGREGSEWLSNLCREHKIETEVGTVDVGVRVEVRDEIMEELNRSLYEAKLVYYTPTFDDKVRVFCTNPSGEVATEYYEDGLAVVNGHAYKAEKYKTKNTNFAILVSKNFTKPFKEPIQYGKHIAQLSNMLCDGKILVQRFGDFVRGRRTTEERLLRNNITPTLKDAVPGDLSLVFPYRIMKAIEEMIYALDQVTPGMASDETLLYGVEVKFYSNKVVTDKAFETNIKGLRAIGDGASVTRGLQQASANGLSVARSILKSQL